The proteins below come from a single Cryptococcus gattii WM276 chromosome D, complete sequence genomic window:
- a CDS encoding enolase 1, putative (Similar to TIGR gene model, INSD accession AAW43385.1) — protein MSFQSVKASQIFDSRGNPTVEVVVLTPHGRFVAGVPSGASTGSHEAVELRDKGDPYGGKGVSTAIKAVNETLGPALVQSNIKASEQAKIDQLLIQLDGTDNKSKYGSNAILGISMAAARAGAAEKGLELFEHLADLAFPQRDKGRPYVLPVPCTNQLNGGVHAGNQLAPQEFMILPTGATSFEEAMQIATECYHSLKSVITKKFGLAGTGIGDEGGFAPPVDSIDQAMDLLVEACAKAGHSNNVHFAIDPASSEFFKDGVYDLDFKSTDQVENHRRLSPDQMISLYNDLISKYPFKLLEDPFAEDDWDSWTKFMEKINGKVEVVGDDLLCTQVSRVKMAKKASACDGLLLKINQCGTISEAIEAAQVAYSYGWSVFVSHRSGETIDDFIADIVVGLQTGHIKSGAPCRGERLAKYNRLLQIERLLKERGHPVRYAGADFRRAATW, from the exons ATGTCTTTTCAATCTGTCAAAGCTTCTCAGATCTTCGATTCTCGAGGCAACCCAACAGTTGAGGTGGTGGTTCTAACTCCTCACG GTCGATTCGTAGCTGGAGTTCCCTCAGGTGCTTCGACCGGAAGCCACGAAGCAGTTGAGCTCCGTGATAAAGGAGATCCTTACGGCGGCAAAG GCGTCTCGACAGCTATTAAGGCCGTAAACGAAACTTTGGGACCAGCTTTAGTTCAGTCCAACATCAAGGCTTCTGAGCAGGCTAAAATCGATCAATTGCTGATCCAGCTTGACGGTACCGACAACAAGAGCAAATATGGTTCGAACGCGATCCTAGGCATTTCCATGGCTGCTGCACGAGCAGGCGCGGCTGAAAAG GGCTTGGAATTATTTGAACACTTGGCCGACCTGGCCTTCCCACAACGTGACAAAGGTAGACCCTACGTCCTGCCTGTTCCTTGCACCAATCAGCTCAATGGTGGTGTACATGCAGGAAACCAGCTTGCTCCACAAG AGTTCATGATACTTCCGACCGGGGCTACTTCATTTGAGGAGGCGATGCAAATTGCGACCGAATGCTACCATTCGTTAAAATCGGTAATCACTAAGAAATTTGGCCTTGCAG GGACCGGTATCGGTGACGAGGGAGGCTTTGCGCCCCCGGTTGATTCGATCGACCAAGCTATGGATCTCTTGGTCGAGGCATGTGCCAAAGCTGGTCACTCGAACAATGTCCACTTTGCCATTGACCCAGCCTCCTCAGAGTTCTTTAAAGATGGTGTATACGACCTGGACTTCAAGTCTACTGATCAAGTTGAAAACCATCGACGCCTATCTCCGGACCAGATGATAAGTCTGTACAATGATCTTATCTCGAAATATCCGTTTAAACTCCTGGAAGACCCGTTTGCCGAAGATGATTGGGATAGCTGGACAAAGTTTATGGAAAAGATAAATGGAAAAGTTGAGGTGGTAGGAGATGACCTTTTGTGCACTCAAGTCAGCAGGGTAAAAATGGCCAAGAAAGCATCAGCGTGTGACGGCCTTCTTCTAAAG ATCAACCAGTGCGGTACTATTAGCGAAGCGATTGAAGC TGCCCAGGTAGCTTATAGTTATGGATGGTCTGTTTTCGTATCTCATCGTAGTGGTGAGACGATTGACGATTTCATTGCCG ATATCGTCGTAGGTCTGCAAACTGGACATATCAAGTCCGGGGCACCTTGTCGAGGCGAGAGGCTGGCAAAATATAATCGTCTGCTTCAAATTGAGCGGCTTCTCAAAGAGCGTGGCCATCCTGTTCGGTACGCAGGAGCGGATTTCAGGCGGGCGGCCACTTGGTAG